Part of the Lycium ferocissimum isolate CSIRO_LF1 chromosome 6, AGI_CSIRO_Lferr_CH_V1, whole genome shotgun sequence genome, GTTGGGCATACACGAGTATACCCACGACGTCGTCATGAGCTCCGACACTACCCGGCGGGACGATCGGCTgccgttgatgatgattttaaagcTTTCATGGATGTTTAGCTCCGCGTTGGGGAGAACAGGTTGGGCACTTTAGCGGTGGTCGGCCATTTGACTCCCATTGAGCATTACATGCGCTGGTATCATCAGATCACACGCCGATTGATCGGCAACCCAGCTTTACGTCCCCCTAGGGATGTAGGATACTCAACACTCGCCGGGTAGTacgaggcattggtaagtttattgtatttagatttatttaattgcattgattgttacgttttaaaaaataacttttttttttctgttgaacACAAATGCAGCTGGTGGCCGTATAGCGTTTACGCATCttggggttagagcatatgcctTACCCTGGGCTTGCGGGGCTTGCGGCGGAGATGGTACGGATATCGGAGGATGGTATCCCGGCGAGGGCGAGCGAGATTAGGCGAGGGGGGGAGCACGTTCGGAGGGCGACTATCGGCGGACTCCGGAGAAGGATCGGGTGCTCGAGAGGAGGGCGCCGTCTTGCGAGGATGCCGTCTTTGCGGGGGACGCCGTGCGCGTAGGGGCCGGCGGTCTTCTTTGCTAGAGGACACGGTGGTGGAGGACACCATACGGTAGATGAGGCGGATGAGTCCGATCCCATTCCGGAGGGCGTTCACGGTCTAGTCCATCCGCGGCCGTTCCCGGACGGTGGCGACTCGCTGGGGACTCACCTACGTTTTCGCCGCGCGCTCTTACTTACCGAGATACCGGGTCGTTATCACGGCCGAGCCGAATGCATACATGGAGGAGCGTGATAACGTTGATTGGCGGCGTTACGCGCTTCATTGGGCCGATGAGCGGCTTtgtgaggaatttagagggacccggattcttgacttcgatgagtttttgatccggttagtatttaaaatacttatttgttcattaaattatttattttaaatatatatatgctactcattatttagtaatattttatattttaagcaTGCTTCGCCAGCGGGTCCACTAGAGCCACCCACTCAAGCGTTTTCTCATGGGTCTGCCGAGCCAGCGGTGTCTTCCCATATGACCACCGAGCCACaggtaagctttttattaaaatttcttttattcaatagaacgtcaatatttaatatatatatttgattatttaaagtacttattttaaatatgtatgttacttattatttcatttttttgatattttaggattcggcgccagtGGGTCCACAGGAGCGACCCATTCAGGAGCATTCTCATCAGCCTGCCGAGGCagaggtgtcttctcatgagactaccgaggcgcatgtaagttttttacttaaaactacttttattcaatataaggtaaatatttatttaatctttataacctttacttggactTCGAACAGCATCTCGTCCaggagactacctcatattcaccaccacacccatctcaggagcctacagacccatctcaggagcctactcaggcgcccgttgacacacaggtttgattaaataaataacgttaatgtattcaatataaataagaaatggtactaattattatatacttttcggAGTTCATCCTTCGGCGCACGAGGTGGCGACTCTCGACGAGGAAGAGGTCGAGTTTCGGACCTAGCTCGGCCCGAGGTTCGAGCGTGCCGGCGGAGCGGATCCCgaagaagcacgttctagtcAAGGGCGCCGGGCaggggaagaggagatgatcatgacttggagcgccggttattaagaggaaaaggacgatggagacgatggcgagggcggtggggatggcatgagccttaggcctagggatagtctccggcatactacatgtgggacccatcctcgatagtgtatacattagtgttatacaatttatcgtaaatattatatattttgcatatttatacatattatcttagtttttattattgtttatagtttcacatcctaaattgataaaaaaaaaaaaaaggtgatacattcgaaataaagttaagcattaatttaaaaataagacgaaaccctaaaagataaataacgtaaagctaatgactacaagtcttcaaacaaaaaaggacttcgaacacttttcaaccactaaaacgacaatccaaagtaTTGCGTATTCTTTATATATTGAGCCTAtcttattaattgtacaaatataagtagggttctatataaaatattgaagttccggagtttcaaagcatgattaatatacggctaaactacgtaaaaaggagtgaaaatggAATAAGAGTTAGGAAAACGGTGGAGTaatatagcgcagtaaaatgaTGCGCTATAGATAAAACCAATCATCTatagcgcattattttactgcgctaaaggtccTTCCAGTTAATTGCTATAGcgtagtaaaatactgcgctaaagcacttaacggtgCCGTTatggttaagtgctttagcgcagtaatttactgcgctaaagatacttttgtaatatttttttttgttgggggtattttggttcaaaataatttttttgggggcattttggttccggactcgatACACGGCTTGAAGCATATCCAGATTTCTCACCACAAACACACAATTTCCAACACTTCATCCAGCTATCGGCTAAACTATGTATATTCTTCTACGAAGAAGAAGTGGTTGAATTACAACTAAAAGACTCGTATCCGCTTTTTGCCTTTAATTAAAAGATtcaatctctcaatttttttaattaagggTAACACGCTAACACTGTCTCTATATCATTGGTCAAGTTCATATATCTAGTTTTTCAGGGCTGTTTTATACCAACATCTCATCTTCTAGTTATATCATTGGTCAAGTTCATATATCTAGTTTTTCAGAGCTGTTTTATACCAATATCTTCTAGTTGATTATTGTAGAAATAAATATGCAGCAAAACCCAAAAAAGAAGGGAGTCATAATAGAGATAGgaaacaaataataaaagaatggaaacgactccgctggggatcgaacccagaatctctggTTTCGTAGACCAGCGCCTTATCCATTGGGTCACGGAGTCTTACATGTCATCCATTTATGGTCTAATATTGTATCGTTGCGGTAGTTCAACAGCAAAAAGTAGCTAGCTAAACTTTATTGTTTCgtgtaattttaatttaaaaattaacatGCCCGTAGGcagaaaattaaaaatgtgAACAGAACTTCTGGACATGAAGTTAAAACGAGTAAAAAAACAATAAGCAAATTTAAGCTAATCCCTTTGTTCTGACAGGGACTTTAGTTGGTcagtccaatttttttttatttaatttatattaaaattttgattatttgaaaatatacaattttaaagatttttttttaaaaaaatacaagagTAAAAGTCTTTAAGTTTATTAAATATAAGTTTGAACTATatagttttaattaaaaattgtaaGTTTCAAAtttgtactccctctgtctcaaattatctatcaTGCTTCTCTtttacacaccccttaagaaaatattaattaggtggggtttttgattattttatcctCATTTATATCTTAATATACAATCTCTCTTCATTGCAAATTTACTTTGTTGAGATGTTTGTGATCTTCAAGAACATTTTGCCCTGTGCTATAACCCATGCGACATGCGTCCATCGTGCGAGGGGTCCCGTGCTTTAGGCTGCGCGGCGCACCTCCATCGCACAGTCAGTTTTTTCTTGTGCTATGGCCGTGCAGCGCATGCACCAAAAGCACGAACCAGCAATTTTCTACAATTTCCAACTTGTTCCCATGATGTCGAAACTCATCCGAGCCCCTTAGGTACCAATCAAAACCATACTAACATGTCACAAAATTATCATACGAACCTACACAAAGTCTTAAAACTCAAAACAAAACACAATTATTCAAAATCAGGAGTTGAGTTGTTACAGGATTAGCTGGGATGGACTCACTTCACTGAAGCAGATAACTAATGGATATTTGATCAAACTGTTAACTGATTGTTCTCACACCCCTCCAATTTCTTTACATTTAGCTTGTTCTAGAATTGACCATTCAACGTATAAGCTCTCTTTCACGTCATGGGATTGAAAAAGAGTGCCATAAGTCCCATTTGACAGAAATGCCTTCACAAGAATATGAGGGGAGCATTGGAGCAACCGTAAAACTGTCTCcgtgtgacctataggtcacgggTTCGTACTGTGAAAGcagccactaatgcttgcattagggtaggctgtctacatcacaccccATGGGGTGAGGCCCTTCCCCTGACCCTGCTAACGCGGGATGCTGTTTTTGCCTTCACCAGAATAAGGTGCAGGTTGAGGTAATTTTTTGGAGTTTTAAGTCTCTGGTTTAACTTTTTGGAGTTTTAAGTCTCTGGTTTAGAAGGAAGGCATCTATTTCAAGTGAAGCATGAGTGGATATTCTTGATATGTAATTTAAGTCTCTGGTTTAGAAGGAAGGCATCTCAAGTGAAGCGTGAGTGAATATTCTTGATATGTAACAGTTCAAAACAGCGAGGCATCTCAAGTGAAGCATGAGTGAACATTCTTGATATGTAACAGTTCAAAACAGCAAGGCATCTCAAGTGAAGCATGAGTGAACATTATTGATATGTAACAGTTCAAAACAGCACATATCCCCATATTATTCTTCAATTTCATTATCAGAACTTGGAGATGAACAAACTCTTGTTGCCAGATCTAGCATTTGAATAGCTAAATCTCGTCAAATCATAGTTGGTGAACTTGCATGGCTAGTTGCAAAAAGCCTGTATAGTCATCATGTAAAACCATTTCATACATGACTATTTGCAAAGATTTAAAGAATcatattattgatgttatttgataCATGACTATTTCAAAGATTTAAAGAATCATCCATTTTCTATTCGGCATCTAGCCTAGATCACAGTCAATAGGAATCTGTCAGTGTTAATCTTTGAGGTGTATATATGCAACTGAAACTTCCTAAGGATGACTGAACTAACAGTACCGAAACTAGGATTTGAAGTGACTCAGATCGATTATCATTACAGTGATATCATCCGAACTACCCCTTGACACAGCAAGGTTTCCAAGTTCTCTGCCAGCAGCCACAAGCGCATTGGAATGTTGCTTCCTGTTCAAACCactgttttcttgatttggggAATAAATTTTCATCTTCATATTTGTTTGGTTCACTGTTGAAATTCGCCTAGCCTTTGCCGGAGGACCTTCATTTTCATTGCCAGATTCATCTTCACTTGTCATCCAGTCGTTGACAGTTTTCTTACAGCATGGAGAGCGGCTTTTGATTCTGTTTGACTTGATTATGGAAACTCGTCGTAACTTTGATGAAGGACTTTTACTTACACCTTCAAATTCGGTTCTCTTTTCATTTAAAGTATCCACTGGAAGTTGAGTGCTATTTTCATCTTCACTTGTCATCCAGTCGTTGACAATTTTCTTACAGCATGGAGACTTGATTATGGAAACTCGTGTTAACTTTGATGAAGGACTTTTACTTACGCAATCAATTTCATCTCCCTTTTCATTTAAAGTAGCCACTGGAAGTTGCTTGCTCTTTTCCCTCGGACATGCCTGCATTATGAGATCCATGGCTTCCTGATTGCTCACCTAAACGACAAGGTAAATCAGAATCATTAAACAAAATGAGTTGTAGAATTATGCTAAATTCTTGCATAGAACCACAAGATTATTCAAAAACGTTATAACAACTAAATTGTCTAATCTCAAAGATTGGTAAATCCCAACAATTTTCTTTGGCAAAAACCTCATATGtttctattttaattaaaacaaagaTTGGTAAATCCCAACATTTTTCTTTGATAAATCctcacatttttctttttcaattaacACTGTCTCATCGAAAGCTGCAcgaatattttcttttatatcatTGCAATATTCCCTCAACAGATGAAaatctatttatattttaaactcCAGTAGAAATCAGAGCAAACAGATTTTCCATTATCCGTGAGCTTCCtcaatatatactccctccgttttaatttatgtctcttgtttgactgggcacggagtttaagaaaataaagaagattcttttttaatcttgtggtcttaaactaaagatatgtataatGCATCAAAATGCcatttaatcttgtggtcttaaacatgcctTTAGTAGAGAGGCaggcattcttttttaaacagactaaaagggaaagtatgacaaacaaattgaaacggagggagtatatactATGGTTTGTTTTCTAACCTGATCCCAAAGACCATCAGAAGCTAAAACAAGGTATTCCATATCTGGTGTCAAAGTGAGTGTGTTGGTGTCAGGTTGAGCTGATACCCAATCCTTCAAATGAGCATCTCCAATGCTTCTAGAGACAGAAAGAACACCATGTACTCTCCAACCTCCTTTATGAAATTCTACATATCCTCCCTGCAATATCACAACTTCAGTTACAATCAAGAGAGATTATAATCTCTTTTCCTTCAAGAGCTTATATGTACCTTATCCTCTATTCTTTTGCGCTCATCCTCCCTTTCTGCTCTATGATCTCTTGTGACGGCTTCAGCAACTCCACTTCTACATAGAACAGCTCTACAGTCTCCCACATTTGAAACTATAATCTCCTTTCCTTCAATTAACGCCGTCACACAGCAAGCACCACTGCCTACACCCTGTACATGAACCAGACAATGTGTAACAAACTCAATATCGAACAACAGTTTCTACAGCCCATTAATACGATGGTAATATTTCTTCCACTGAGATTACAAAGGAACTGGTTGTTGTAATGAAATACTGGGATTGAATATAGAAGAAGGCAATACGATGATAATATTTCTTCCACTAAGATTACAAAGGAACCGGTTGTTGTAATGAAATACTGGGATTGAACATAAAAGAAGGTAACTAGAAGGGGATGAGGCACTAAACTTAAAGAAGGGAGATGAGGGGATAACAGACACTGCCAAGCTTCAACATGATACGCATAAGCCTATTTTGCTCCCACAAGTTGCTATTTATCAACCCGGATCCCAAACATAGCCACTTAATTTAGTGTTGGGCTGCTTTGCCACAACGGGTCGAGGcccattcataacacaataacaacaactatgAAACTCAATCCCAAGCACATTCATAAtaaattgattaattatttatttgggtTTGGGGCCGGCAATTAATTTCTGCTCATAGacaaagaagttgaaatttaaTAGATTCCAAATTACCAGAATTTCTGCAATTTGGACTCCAAGAGAAGCAATTGCCTATGAGATCACAGATGGCTTATAGAACATTGGTTGATTATGGTTCCACATTCTTATTCAGTTTGTTCAAACTGTTAGAATCCTATTACTATTATAAATCTTTGGATTGGTACTGCATATTCCACTTTGCTTAGAAAAGCTGAAAGGATAAAAGAAAAAACCAGAATTCTGGTTACCTGTTTCAAGAAGTGCTGATCAATTTTGATATAAGCCGCCTCAATAGCTTTTTCTTTCGTCATGCTGGAACCATTGTCAAGCATTTCAAATACATAAGAGTGCAAGTTCTCTGCCACAAATTCTGCAGCCTTTCTCCCCCCATGTCCATCATATACCCCAAAAAAACCCTACAATTTTTCAAGAACTCAGAACCATTGCAtaacaattcaaaatttgaCTAGAAAACATAGAATGAAGCATTTTGACTATATACGTAATTACCTTTtggcatacaacaacaacatacctagtgtaattCCATAAGCACGGGCGAATTTAGGTGTAAAAAAAAGGTTATGTGAAACCATGGTCACTCGATTAAACTCGGTATATCTACTATTACCTTTTGGAACCCATGCTACAAAAGGCTTAGTGGTACACTTGGTTGAAAGTCAAGTTATTTACCTAGAGGTTCAAGGATAAATCCCCCAACTTAATGCAttgtttttcctcttttttttttttttttagtagtgaaccCATCTTCTAAATGTCCTAGATTCGTCTCTGCCCTTAAGTAGGGTACAGACCTTATTCATAAGAAGGATAAAAAGAGGCAGTAACACAAGCAGAAACAACAAGAAGATAATAAGATAACCGATCGAGGCTAAAGAAACAACATGAAGTAAGAGAAatctaaaaataaaaggaaatacaCGAATAATACCCTTTTGGGATGTGAGGTAGAAATGATGTTGTGAGTATCTTCCATGAAAGTTTTCTTGCCTTTACGGGAGAAAAAGGCAACACCATTACCAACAAAGCAGATGGGTGTAGTAGTGTTAGTGTCAGCAGCAGCATTTAAAGAATTCAGAGGAATCTCAGATAAAATAGTAGTAGTGGGGATCTCAATATTGGGTggtcttttccttttcaaagaacaaaatGAATCAGCATTCATATTGTTTTGATTagtgggtatgttattgttttCCTTCATTAAGGTGGATGATGTTGAGATGCTTATCTGCATTGCCATTGAAACTCTGAAAGTAAATCACAAGGAAGGTTGGCTCCAACGGCTAGGAAGAGTGTGGGTAGAAGAATATatctaccgttggaaagattgACAAAGTCGTTCAACGCACAATTGGTTAGGGCCAAATTTATTTAAGAGCCGTTGGGGTAGCAGTGGGTGTGAATTGTTGGGCTCTTTTAATTAAGGTTGACTTAGCCCCTGTTTGACCATtcactttattttgaattttttttttcatttttttccgaaATTAGCGTTTCAACATgagaattccgaatacaactatttcggaataccaaaaactcaaaaaacttatttttcaaatttttttcacttttttacaactatatttcaccaaaaactataattttaaaaactatggccaaacacaactccaacaccaactccaaaattccaaaaaaaagtgaatttttttttaatatctatggacaaacggggcctaGTCTTTTTTGAGATAGAGTTAATATCCCAAAATCCCTTATATTATTACGTTTTATCATTTTAATACTCAAATTATGAAGTGTTATTGTTACCCCCTTGAACTATaacattttctatttaaaatCAGTGTCATGTGGCATGGAGGGTGGCCTCATTCTCTCTATTGTGGCCGGGAGTtaaaaaaattcggaaaaggctcaaatatgccatctaactatcagaaatgactcatttatgccactcgttaatagtttggctcatttatgccatcgaactataggaaatagCTTATTTATCT contains:
- the LOC132059722 gene encoding probable protein phosphatase 2C 14, giving the protein MAMQISISTSSTLMKENNNIPTNQNNMNADSFCSLKRKRPPNIEIPTTTILSEIPLNSLNAAADTNTTTPICFVGNGVAFFSRKGKKTFMEDTHNIISTSHPKRGFFGVYDGHGGRKAAEFVAENLHSYVFEMLDNGSSMTKEKAIEAAYIKIDQHFLKQGVGSGACCVTALIEGKEIIVSNVGDCRAVLCRSGVAEAVTRDHRAEREDERKRIEDKGGYVEFHKGGWRVHGVLSVSRSIGDAHLKDWVSAQPDTNTLTLTPDMEYLVLASDGLWDQVSNQEAMDLIMQACPREKSKQLPVATLNEKGDEIDCVSKSPSSKLTRVSIIKSPCCKKIVNDWMTSEDENSTQLPVDTLNEKRTEFEGVSKSPSSKLRRVSIIKSNRIKSRSPCCKKTVNDWMTSEDESGNENEGPPAKARRISTVNQTNMKMKIYSPNQENSGLNRKQHSNALVAAGRELGNLAVSRGSSDDITVMIIDLSHFKS